Proteins encoded within one genomic window of Nitrospira sp. CR1.1:
- the cynS gene encoding cyanase, with the protein MEKDAMRKAIKAQRLKKKVTIAQVAKKVGKNPTFVAAALNGNHRLAPAEAAKVGVLLGLNTEQVAALSAFPIRADFPNLTDPFKYRLMEVIGVYGDSLREMANEMFGDGIMSAIDFTLDMEKVTGSQGEARCKITLNGKWLEYKTF; encoded by the coding sequence ATGGAGAAGGACGCGATGCGGAAGGCGATCAAGGCGCAGCGGTTGAAGAAGAAGGTAACGATTGCCCAGGTGGCCAAAAAGGTCGGGAAGAATCCGACGTTTGTGGCGGCTGCCTTAAACGGCAATCACCGGCTGGCGCCTGCGGAGGCGGCGAAGGTCGGAGTCTTGTTGGGTTTGAATACCGAACAAGTGGCTGCCTTGAGCGCGTTTCCGATACGCGCAGATTTTCCGAATCTGACGGATCCGTTTAAATATCGCCTGATGGAGGTGATCGGTGTCTATGGTGATTCACTGCGGGAGATGGCCAATGAAATGTTCGGCGACGGGATCATGAGCGCCATCGATTTTACGCTGGATATGGAAAAGGTCACCGGCAGTCAGGGGGAAGCCCGCTGCAAGATCACTCTGAACGGCAAGTGGCTCGAATACAAAACGTTCTAA